The following are encoded in a window of Impatiens glandulifera chromosome 5, dImpGla2.1, whole genome shotgun sequence genomic DNA:
- the LOC124937595 gene encoding cytochrome b561 and DOMON domain-containing protein At5g47530-like, with protein sequence MDKPAVAVAAAAAIFLFLISSSSAHSCNTARTFTGNRVYSICNTLPVLDSFLYWNYHQANHTVDIAYTHYPVNTSNWVAWALNINGSGMTGADSLVAFQGSAGMRAYTSPIADHGTTLAEGPLSFNVSSISSEFLNNNEIVIFATLQLPAGRTTFNHLWQVGPLSGDIPGIHEMNTANKISMGTVDFIKGGASKKNINIHGVLNTISWGILLPFGALVAKYLTVYKSESREWYFIHNICKISAYIIGIAGFATGLIVGQQAPIRNIIHRNIGIALFCLATFKVFVSICEPKEKKTCLIFKKHKEWYWTWYHWGNGYAVIVLTIINVFKGFDLLNVDKGWKGAYIVLVIIYGVNVVFLQLRSWCI encoded by the exons ATGGATAAACCCGCCGTTGCCGTTGCCGCCGCCGCCGCAATCTTTCTCTTCCTGATTTCGTCCTCCTCAGCCCATAGTTGCAACACTGCAAGAACATTCACCGGCAACAGGGTATACTCAATTTGCAATACCCTCCCTGTTTTGGATTCTTTCCTTTATTGGAACTACCATCAGGCAAATCACACCGTTGATATTGCTTACACTCACTACCCCGTAAACACCTCTAATTGGGTCGCTTGGGCCCTTAATATCAACGGCTCTGGCATGACAGGAGCTGACTCCCTCGTCGCCTTCCAGGGCTCCGCCGGAATGCGGGCCTATACCTCTCCGATTGCAGACCATGGAACGACACTTGCCGAGGGACCGTTGAGCTTCAATGTCAGTTCCATCTCTTCAGAATTCCTTAACAATAATGAAATTGTTATTTTTGCCACTTTGCAACTTCCAGCCGGAAGAACTACTTTCAACCATCTCTGGCAAGTAGGTCCCCTTTCCGGTGACATTCCGGGGATTCACGAAATGAATACAGCTAATAAGATTTCAATGGGTACTGTGGATTTCATTAAGGGAGGAGCCTctaagaaaaacataaat ATCCATGGAGTGTTGAACACAATAAGTTGGGGTATACTGTTGCCGTTTGGTGCGTTGGTGGCTAAGTACTTGACGGTGTACAAATCGGAAAGTCGAGAATGGTACTTTATCCACAACATCTGCAAAATCTCTGCTTACATCATCGGAATCGCCGGATTTGCCACCGGACTTATAGTCGGCCAGCAGGCTCCGATACGCAATATAATTCACAGAAACATTGGCATCGCCCTCTTCTGCCTAGCAACCTTTAAg GTGTTTGTTTCGATTTGTGAgccaaaagaaaagaaaacatgtCTTATCTTTAAAAAGCACAAAGAATGGTACTGGACATGGTATCATTGGGGGAATGGATACGCTGTGATAGTCCTGACTATAATAAACGTGTTCAAAGGATTCGACTTGTTGAACGTGGATAAGGGATGGAAAGGGGCTTACATCGTATTAGTCATCATCTACGGCGTGAACGTGGTCTTCTTGCAGCTTCGCTCCTGGTGTATATAG